The following proteins come from a genomic window of Mesorhizobium sp. 113-3-3:
- a CDS encoding single-stranded DNA-binding protein produces the protein MGTSGQLLLPGNVGRETRQVGNTVKLSVATNRSWLDEEGQRKSVSDWMTATFFEGKMADFVPRQIHKGDKVLVQARVSESMHQKDGVIHSTTDVIAEDIDLFAHASPRPDQ, from the coding sequence ATGGGAACCAGCGGCCAACTTTTGCTTCCTGGAAATGTCGGTCGGGAAACGCGCCAGGTCGGCAACACAGTCAAGCTCAGTGTCGCCACCAACCGGTCATGGCTCGACGAGGAGGGCCAAAGAAAATCAGTCAGCGATTGGATGACGGCCACCTTCTTCGAGGGAAAGATGGCCGATTTCGTGCCGCGCCAGATTCACAAAGGCGACAAGGTGCTCGTCCAGGCGCGCGTGTCGGAAAGCATGCATCAGAAGGACGGCGTCATCCACTCCACCACGGACGTGATCGCCGAAGACATCGATCTGTTCGCTCACGCCAGCCCGAGACCCGATCAGTGA
- a CDS encoding thermonuclease family protein translates to MDTATALDVYTPGDHEASNPMRVVVLSPTTFQDVETNQKYRLYGVDACDLGQTARLGKQTWPCGVVAVAWLVNATLNKWVVCLPVRKDAAVIVARCATGEMADVAGEMLKAGIAITLPDDPDRRIPIYAQLEREARESYRGIWASTFQMPWLYRKSSPNP, encoded by the coding sequence TTGGACACCGCCACGGCGCTCGACGTCTATACCCCGGGCGACCACGAAGCGAGCAATCCGATGCGCGTCGTGGTCCTGTCGCCCACGACGTTCCAGGATGTCGAAACCAACCAAAAGTACCGGCTCTACGGCGTTGACGCCTGCGACCTGGGCCAGACCGCGAGGCTTGGAAAGCAGACATGGCCATGTGGCGTTGTCGCCGTGGCATGGCTCGTGAACGCCACCTTGAATAAATGGGTTGTCTGCTTGCCGGTCCGGAAAGACGCAGCTGTCATCGTCGCGCGTTGCGCAACCGGCGAAATGGCCGACGTCGCAGGCGAAATGCTGAAAGCCGGCATAGCCATCACCCTCCCCGACGATCCCGATCGTCGCATCCCCATCTACGCCCAGCTCGAGCGTGAGGCTCGCGAATCCTATCGCGGTATTTGGGCCAGCACCTTCCAGATGCCTTGGCTGTACCGGAAATCCTCGCCAAATCCATGA
- a CDS encoding acyltransferase family protein: MEQEARLSGLDELRGLAIGLVVLSHVGPVFAEGGTAAALLFAPAWSVGVDLFFVISGLVVERSLRSLRHERGALEATSAFYVRRAMRIVPLAWFVGTILSIGLLLPGSGIEPEDAKAAFAFISNVHWAPCFGGAAGCGNAFAFAPFWSVAGEVQFYLLAPLLVLMLPRRALVALAGLVLVVGAFTLRPWGGTLWTFRIDAIAVGLAIGAIMGTTAWPRLAEHLRVIGNMEAAFWMSIAAFMLAILPPATHGVATAVLALMCGWIVARATLRGGSVAWPGRMLRRLGGISYALYLIHLPVLALFKWSLGQLLGAPATATLSIASAIGLSHMLTAVMGNPLRQLGRQWSNRTVREVSP, translated from the coding sequence ATGGAACAAGAAGCTCGCCTATCGGGGTTGGATGAATTGCGAGGTCTGGCGATCGGGCTGGTGGTGTTGTCGCATGTCGGACCGGTCTTCGCAGAAGGCGGGACGGCCGCCGCTCTGCTGTTTGCGCCGGCGTGGAGCGTCGGGGTCGACTTGTTCTTCGTGATTTCCGGCCTGGTGGTGGAACGCTCATTACGAAGCTTGCGGCACGAGCGCGGAGCGCTCGAAGCGACCTCGGCCTTCTATGTCAGGCGTGCCATGCGGATCGTGCCGCTGGCCTGGTTCGTCGGCACCATCCTCTCGATCGGGTTGCTCCTCCCGGGAAGCGGCATTGAGCCTGAAGACGCGAAGGCGGCCTTCGCGTTCATCTCGAATGTGCATTGGGCGCCCTGTTTCGGGGGCGCCGCAGGATGCGGGAACGCCTTTGCGTTCGCGCCATTCTGGTCGGTTGCCGGCGAGGTGCAATTCTATCTGCTGGCTCCGCTCCTGGTGTTGATGCTACCGCGGCGTGCGCTTGTCGCGCTGGCCGGGCTCGTCCTCGTGGTCGGGGCGTTCACGCTCCGACCATGGGGCGGGACGCTTTGGACGTTTCGCATCGATGCAATCGCGGTCGGTTTGGCGATCGGCGCAATCATGGGGACAACCGCATGGCCCCGTCTGGCGGAACACCTGCGGGTGATCGGCAACATGGAAGCGGCGTTCTGGATGTCGATCGCGGCCTTCATGTTGGCGATATTGCCGCCGGCGACGCATGGCGTGGCGACTGCCGTGCTGGCGTTGATGTGCGGGTGGATCGTGGCAAGGGCGACCTTGCGGGGCGGTTCCGTGGCCTGGCCTGGGCGGATGCTGCGTCGCTTGGGAGGCATCTCCTATGCCCTCTATCTGATCCATCTGCCGGTGCTGGCGCTGTTCAAGTGGTCCCTTGGCCAACTCCTGGGCGCCCCGGCGACCGCAACGCTCTCGATCGCAAGCGCGATCGGGCTGTCTCATATGCTGACAGCGGTGATGGGAAATCCGCTCCGCCAGCTCGGCCGCCAATGGTCAAATCGAACAGTACGGGAGGTGTCGCCGTGA
- a CDS encoding transglycosylase SLT domain-containing protein codes for MLRPLSILLSALLVVGQARVAQANSFDQDANSCDLNDKTPLLSLCKKGAGLPSYPSTQEMMERNPNIANMIVDAATRYGVDPKLALAVSAHEGAMSACAGSFSGVLGPMQLTGATGRAYGMDRGILSENIEGGVMTLRDAVKSCGGTSGIRCLADRYNGSTESQRRNWTNDVNRRYAGLNSAGQSIPQGCGAQAVCQMGPGDFPTPNGGDTKLASSAPGPAGSDINVASGQV; via the coding sequence ATGCTGCGTCCCCTGTCGATACTCCTCTCCGCGCTCCTGGTCGTCGGACAAGCGCGTGTTGCGCAAGCGAATTCCTTTGACCAGGATGCAAATTCTTGCGACCTCAATGACAAGACGCCCTTGCTTTCCCTTTGCAAGAAGGGAGCGGGTCTGCCGAGCTATCCGTCCACGCAAGAGATGATGGAGCGCAACCCGAACATCGCAAATATGATTGTAGACGCCGCCACCAGGTATGGCGTTGATCCTAAGCTCGCTCTTGCCGTGTCCGCTCACGAAGGCGCGATGTCAGCATGTGCCGGCTCCTTCAGTGGCGTTCTTGGACCGATGCAGCTTACGGGGGCGACCGGTCGCGCCTACGGAATGGATCGGGGCATCTTGTCCGAAAACATTGAAGGCGGCGTAATGACGCTTCGCGATGCTGTCAAATCATGCGGCGGCACGTCAGGTATTCGCTGCCTCGCCGATCGTTACAACGGCAGCACTGAAAGCCAGCGCCGTAACTGGACGAACGACGTAAACCGCCGCTATGCCGGCCTCAATTCGGCCGGCCAATCCATTCCTCAGGGATGCGGCGCGCAAGCGGTCTGCCAAATGGGACCAGGCGACTTTCCGACGCCTAACGGTGGTGACACAAAACTCGCTTCATCCGCTCCCGGTCCCGCCGGCAGCGACATCAACGTTGCCTCTGGTCAGGTGTGA
- a CDS encoding helix-turn-helix domain-containing protein, which produces MPIFKNKTEDSDGWLSILLALRLRQIENEYPDYASFADATGLSRGTLYQLRAGKGNPTFVTLERLARHLKVPVWTLIGRTGDDDGVKRDIETFGFNFNEIARHIEATRAVKRSMTEFSGVPTLKEAASPAGATSEKKRLPPAKKGRSKSQ; this is translated from the coding sequence GTGCCGATATTTAAAAACAAGACAGAAGACAGCGATGGTTGGCTTTCGATCCTGCTCGCGCTGCGACTTCGCCAAATCGAAAACGAGTACCCGGACTATGCCAGTTTCGCCGACGCTACGGGGCTATCGCGGGGCACGCTCTACCAGTTGCGGGCGGGGAAGGGGAACCCGACATTCGTCACCCTGGAGCGGCTGGCACGGCACCTGAAAGTGCCGGTGTGGACGCTCATTGGTCGGACTGGTGACGATGACGGTGTGAAGCGGGACATCGAAACGTTCGGCTTCAACTTCAACGAGATTGCACGGCATATTGAGGCCACGCGTGCTGTGAAGCGCTCGATGACGGAGTTCAGCGGTGTACCTACTTTGAAAGAGGCAGCCAGCCCCGCTGGGGCAACCTCCGAGAAGAAGCGGCTGCCTCCGGCCAAAAAGGGACGCAGCAAAAGCCAGTAG
- a CDS encoding thermonuclease family protein, translated as MKPGFAAAGILAAFLGSVPALAEDKPNPWFPIPATASFSTGDTWTYAGETHRLYGVQACLRGTYFTNREGGHVDCGEASLAMLVSLIRDLKPQCYTAAWQAATKTRFVVCVAQPTSGSAAGSRIDLGTALISTGWAFAAVTPNGAPVHAPYIVAQEVAKKQHLGLWQFADVPDPNAIILRDIRNASNQAGQSSNPPANR; from the coding sequence ATGAAACCTGGCTTCGCCGCCGCCGGCATTCTCGCGGCCTTCCTCGGGAGTGTTCCGGCACTGGCCGAGGACAAACCCAATCCGTGGTTTCCGATCCCCGCCACGGCATCTTTCAGCACCGGCGACACCTGGACCTATGCCGGCGAGACCCACCGTCTCTATGGTGTTCAAGCCTGCTTGCGAGGCACTTATTTCACAAATAGGGAAGGGGGGCATGTCGATTGCGGGGAGGCAAGCCTTGCAATGCTCGTCTCTCTCATCCGGGATCTCAAACCTCAATGCTACACGGCCGCCTGGCAGGCCGCGACCAAAACGCGCTTCGTCGTTTGCGTCGCACAGCCTACGTCAGGATCCGCGGCCGGTTCTCGCATCGACCTCGGCACGGCGCTGATCTCGACCGGCTGGGCGTTCGCGGCCGTCACTCCGAACGGCGCTCCGGTCCATGCTCCCTATATCGTCGCGCAGGAGGTCGCTAAAAAGCAGCACCTTGGCCTGTGGCAGTTTGCCGACGTGCCCGATCCGAATGCCATCATCCTCCGCGATATCCGAAACGCATCTAACCAGGCTGGTCAGTCTTCGAATCCGCCTGCAAATCGATAA
- a CDS encoding lytic transglycosylase domain-containing protein, whose product MTPFRKTILVAGAALSVCQVAFAQEASPRSQNRVTAPATRIVNAAVDANGRVMPAYQVESQDVQRIGTAEGADSAAATVTSAKADSPCPGVAALSKEEGQRIVETVARQQGFAPLLVLAVARAESRFNSGALSPKGAYGLMQLLPSTAASYGVDICDPADNVKGGIGFLRDLHRRFPNPIYMLAAYNAGEVAVLKYKGVPPYSETVGYVANVINDFYQWPSVGSEAVMPAGAVSLDLAGVQPAAAGAADQQNDPTSRTNSRNGGTTKSGEATAPVWQGGMVQNFD is encoded by the coding sequence GTGACTCCATTCCGCAAAACGATTCTGGTGGCGGGTGCGGCCCTGTCGGTGTGCCAAGTGGCGTTTGCGCAGGAAGCTTCGCCAAGATCCCAGAACCGAGTAACGGCACCTGCCACGCGCATCGTTAATGCTGCTGTCGACGCCAATGGCCGGGTGATGCCGGCCTATCAGGTTGAGAGCCAAGACGTGCAACGGATCGGTACGGCGGAAGGCGCTGACAGCGCGGCCGCTACTGTGACGTCGGCCAAGGCTGACAGCCCCTGCCCCGGAGTTGCGGCCCTTTCGAAGGAAGAAGGACAGCGGATCGTCGAAACGGTCGCGCGCCAGCAAGGCTTTGCCCCGCTGCTTGTTCTCGCGGTTGCCCGGGCCGAAAGCCGCTTCAATTCCGGCGCGCTATCGCCCAAAGGGGCCTATGGCCTGATGCAGCTTCTTCCGTCCACGGCAGCAAGCTACGGGGTCGATATCTGCGATCCCGCGGATAATGTGAAAGGTGGGATCGGCTTTCTGCGCGATCTGCATCGCAGGTTTCCGAACCCGATATACATGCTCGCCGCCTACAACGCCGGCGAGGTCGCGGTTCTCAAATACAAGGGCGTGCCGCCCTACTCCGAGACGGTTGGCTACGTCGCCAACGTCATCAACGATTTCTACCAATGGCCATCGGTCGGGTCTGAGGCAGTGATGCCCGCAGGGGCGGTGAGCCTTGACCTGGCCGGCGTTCAACCGGCTGCGGCCGGCGCGGCGGATCAACAAAATGATCCGACATCCCGCACCAACTCCCGCAATGGCGGCACCACGAAGTCTGGCGAAGCGACGGCGCCGGTCTGGCAGGGCGGGATGGTGCAAAACTTTGACTGA
- a CDS encoding TrbC/VirB2 family protein has protein sequence MTLWKMIATRSAGAAMPFMLLATQAMAGGGNLQPVQSTLQTLVQTLTGPIATALAVLFCIFMGFMAWAARLSWFVAGSWVLGIVLVFGSAQIVEFFQSAVGR, from the coding sequence ATGACCTTGTGGAAGATGATTGCGACACGCAGCGCTGGTGCGGCGATGCCGTTCATGCTCTTGGCAACGCAGGCGATGGCCGGGGGCGGAAATCTCCAGCCGGTGCAAAGCACGCTGCAGACGTTGGTGCAGACCTTAACCGGTCCAATCGCGACGGCTTTGGCGGTTCTGTTCTGCATTTTCATGGGCTTCATGGCCTGGGCGGCACGCTTGTCATGGTTTGTGGCCGGAAGCTGGGTTTTGGGCATCGTGCTGGTCTTCGGCTCGGCCCAGATCGTCGAATTCTTTCAATCCGCGGTCGGCAGGTGA
- a CDS encoding type IV secretion system protein VirB3, whose protein sequence is MADGRNDPGELKLLITPLVKGLTRAPTVLGIPYELAGFIGVLTAVVFLATHNLVMLSICLPLYAVARIAIMRDPMFIEIMFIRSRKMPPRSASFWGARSYRV, encoded by the coding sequence ATGGCAGACGGGCGGAACGATCCTGGTGAGCTCAAATTGCTGATCACTCCGCTCGTCAAGGGCTTGACGCGAGCGCCGACGGTGCTCGGCATCCCCTACGAGCTCGCGGGGTTCATCGGCGTGCTGACCGCTGTCGTGTTCCTTGCAACCCATAATCTGGTCATGCTCTCTATCTGCTTGCCGCTCTATGCGGTTGCCAGGATCGCGATCATGCGCGATCCCATGTTCATCGAGATCATGTTCATCCGTTCACGAAAGATGCCGCCCCGGAGCGCCAGCTTCTGGGGCGCGCGCAGTTATCGGGTGTGA
- a CDS encoding VirB4 family type IV secretion system protein, translating into MAIARALRDELSFGAVSRRENPVSAHIPYSRHVSDEVIKTQDGMLMSFVHMSGLCFETIDIAEINSRLLGRNDLIRGLANSRYAIYSHIVRREVKPAIESSFENKFCQELDQRYTAALRTQRMFVNDIYLTIVRRELQGTVGTADLVIRKLLGRRAADGRSSSEERALIELTDVMKAVRESLQAYGARVLTVVKRNDVWHSEPLEFLVQLVNGGFPRPMALPRMKLAEALATKRLFFGPNALEIRGAFPGETRYGAIISVGEYPSITGPGMLNPMLKVPHELIVTQSFAIIDKPQALTQMERVGRKIDMSDEAGSIVGDQLGEARDELLSSEALYGLHHLTVLCLGKTMDDVARCVTDVGTALTEVSALWVREDLNCEPAFWATLPGNFAYVARKSMISSKNMAGFSAFHNYPSGRTGGVHWGMPISVLETTSQTAYFFNFHVRDLGNFTLNGPSGSGKTVLLGFLAAQAQRITPRPKLVMIDKDRGLDIFVRSLGGRYEVLKAGEPSGFNPLRLPDTPRNREFLFQLFSFILRRSDGYAHSTREEQVIRNAIAQVASAPPEGRTMEEFAELLRGAMRAGDDDLYSRLQPWMRPDQRGWLFNNAEDSFSMSSIFGFDMTSVLSDATTSTAALLYIFHRIEELLDGQPVMIFLDEGWKLLDNDIFSYFIKDKLKTIRKLNGIIGFGTQSAADIVKSSIANTLIEQTPTNIFFPNPKADEESHRAFGLSEREIKWIRETPPEARKFLIKHDQDSVIARLNLGAMPDAIKILSGRIETVQELDALRARVGDDPDVWLPIFLARDPE; encoded by the coding sequence GTGGCGATCGCACGGGCTCTTCGTGATGAACTGAGTTTCGGGGCCGTGTCCCGTCGGGAGAACCCGGTTTCGGCCCACATACCCTATTCGCGGCATGTGTCCGACGAGGTGATCAAGACGCAGGACGGCATGTTGATGTCCTTCGTTCACATGAGCGGGCTGTGCTTCGAGACGATCGATATCGCGGAGATCAATTCGCGCCTGCTCGGTCGCAACGATCTCATTCGGGGGTTGGCGAATTCGCGCTATGCGATCTACTCGCACATCGTGCGCCGCGAGGTGAAGCCGGCGATCGAATCGAGCTTCGAAAATAAGTTCTGCCAAGAGCTGGATCAGCGCTATACGGCGGCCTTGCGCACCCAGCGCATGTTTGTGAACGACATCTACCTGACGATCGTGCGGCGCGAGCTGCAGGGAACCGTCGGGACAGCGGATCTTGTGATCCGCAAGCTTTTGGGACGCAGGGCGGCGGACGGTCGCTCTTCGAGCGAGGAGCGGGCGCTGATCGAACTCACGGACGTGATGAAAGCCGTCCGAGAGAGCCTGCAGGCGTATGGCGCGCGGGTTCTCACCGTCGTCAAGCGCAATGACGTTTGGCATTCCGAGCCGCTGGAATTCCTGGTGCAGCTTGTCAATGGCGGGTTTCCGCGGCCGATGGCACTGCCGCGCATGAAGCTGGCGGAGGCGTTGGCGACGAAGCGGCTGTTCTTCGGCCCCAATGCACTGGAAATTCGCGGGGCGTTCCCTGGCGAAACGCGGTATGGCGCCATCATTTCGGTAGGCGAGTACCCCTCCATTACGGGACCGGGGATGCTCAATCCAATGCTGAAGGTGCCGCACGAATTAATCGTGACGCAATCCTTCGCCATCATCGACAAGCCCCAGGCGCTCACCCAGATGGAGCGGGTTGGGCGCAAGATCGACATGTCGGATGAAGCCGGCTCGATCGTGGGTGATCAGCTCGGTGAAGCGCGCGATGAGCTTCTGTCCTCGGAAGCGCTCTACGGCTTGCATCACCTGACGGTGCTGTGCCTCGGGAAAACCATGGACGACGTGGCACGCTGCGTGACCGACGTCGGCACGGCGCTGACGGAGGTGTCCGCCCTGTGGGTTCGCGAGGACCTGAATTGTGAACCTGCGTTCTGGGCCACCCTGCCCGGCAATTTCGCCTATGTGGCGCGCAAGTCCATGATCTCATCGAAGAATATGGCGGGCTTCTCGGCCTTCCATAATTATCCCAGCGGCCGGACTGGCGGGGTTCATTGGGGAATGCCGATAAGCGTTCTCGAGACGACGTCGCAAACGGCCTACTTCTTCAACTTCCATGTTCGAGACCTCGGCAACTTCACCCTGAACGGTCCCTCGGGCTCGGGCAAGACGGTGCTGCTCGGCTTTCTTGCCGCGCAGGCGCAACGCATCACGCCGCGCCCCAAGCTGGTGATGATCGACAAGGATAGGGGCCTGGATATCTTCGTGCGGTCGCTTGGCGGCCGCTATGAGGTTCTGAAGGCCGGTGAGCCTTCCGGCTTCAATCCGTTGCGCCTGCCCGATACGCCGCGCAACCGGGAATTCCTCTTCCAACTTTTCAGCTTCATCCTGCGTCGATCCGACGGATATGCCCACTCGACGCGCGAGGAGCAAGTCATTCGCAACGCGATCGCCCAGGTGGCGAGCGCGCCGCCCGAAGGTCGAACCATGGAGGAGTTCGCGGAGCTGTTGCGCGGTGCGATGCGCGCCGGCGATGACGACCTCTATTCGCGCCTTCAGCCATGGATGAGGCCGGATCAGCGCGGTTGGTTGTTCAACAACGCGGAAGACTCGTTTTCGATGTCGTCCATTTTCGGCTTCGACATGACGAGCGTGTTGAGCGACGCAACGACCAGTACGGCGGCCTTGCTCTATATCTTCCATCGCATCGAGGAGCTGCTCGACGGGCAACCGGTCATGATCTTCCTCGATGAAGGCTGGAAGCTCCTCGATAATGATATTTTCAGCTACTTCATCAAGGACAAACTGAAAACCATTCGTAAGTTGAATGGCATCATTGGCTTCGGCACGCAGTCCGCGGCGGATATTGTGAAGTCATCGATCGCCAACACGCTGATCGAACAGACCCCGACCAATATCTTTTTCCCCAACCCGAAGGCCGACGAGGAATCGCACAGGGCGTTCGGGCTGTCGGAGCGTGAGATTAAATGGATCCGCGAAACCCCGCCGGAAGCCCGCAAATTCCTGATCAAGCATGATCAGGACAGCGTCATTGCGCGCCTCAATCTGGGCGCGATGCCTGACGCGATCAAGATCCTCTCCGGTCGAATTGAGACAGTTCAGGAGCTCGACGCGCTGCGCGCGCGCGTGGGCGACGATCCGGACGTTTGGTTACCAATCTTTCTTGCGAGGGACCCGGAATGA
- a CDS encoding type IV secretion system protein encodes MRGIPLTAALLLGLGGIAFAQVPTIDEANLEQARQIASATSEILSTDRNIMNYTQQTLQAVTGDRSSQAGQLAQMALGNGGFSMGSAPSLGSVISGGSLSFAGLGNGSQGIVSNMINGLQLVKTISGLINGQTTQMDKNYSALVNVAATVTGLVDSSQNGVKTRSSAFQSGAQRIGTAQDIKGSIDQNSQIMVQTGLTVNELIGAVNTATAAANQENIDRMNLITQASRGLEYKSGQ; translated from the coding sequence ATGCGTGGAATTCCGTTAACAGCGGCACTCTTGCTTGGCCTTGGCGGCATCGCCTTTGCGCAGGTGCCTACGATCGACGAGGCCAATCTGGAACAGGCTCGGCAGATTGCATCGGCCACGAGCGAGATCCTCAGCACCGACCGCAACATCATGAACTATACGCAACAGACGCTCCAGGCCGTCACGGGCGACCGGTCGAGCCAGGCGGGCCAGCTCGCGCAGATGGCCTTGGGCAATGGCGGCTTCTCCATGGGGAGCGCGCCTTCGCTTGGTAGCGTGATCTCGGGCGGCTCGTTGTCGTTCGCCGGCCTCGGCAATGGATCGCAGGGCATCGTTTCGAACATGATCAACGGCTTGCAGCTGGTGAAAACCATTTCGGGTCTGATCAATGGCCAGACGACGCAGATGGATAAGAACTACAGCGCCCTGGTGAACGTCGCGGCCACTGTTACCGGGCTGGTCGACTCCTCGCAAAATGGGGTGAAGACCCGTTCCAGCGCTTTTCAGTCGGGCGCTCAGCGGATCGGAACGGCGCAGGACATCAAGGGCTCTATCGATCAGAACAGCCAGATCATGGTGCAAACCGGTCTCACCGTGAACGAGCTGATCGGCGCGGTGAACACCGCGACGGCTGCCGCCAATCAGGAAAACATCGATCGTATGAACCTGATCACCCAGGCCTCGCGGGGGCTCGAATACAAGTCCGGCCAATGA
- a CDS encoding type IV secretion system protein — translation MNFNITTLLQQVDKFGNNYVSQAYQNLASALTGGGQVGVAGLMLTLYVIFWAISIWQGTSTGSGKEMVWRLFRAFVIYALATSWGDFQTYAYSFANETPSAIGNSLLTSVSANVTGTSAGLNSVNSVQTALQNIWDSLANSTSAFIKSLGVLNFGGYVLAAIILVVGALLIGYAIFLIILSKIFLWLLLALAPVFIILMLFGYTTRFFAGWITAIVQYMCVQILVYAFCAFFISITQTYFDAVNRSNGAATTTLTEAAPLILICLVGVLLLSQITNVAASLAGGIGIGTPSFGRFYGGAFGSMGQAGQRTLMGRMGWSTRQERLAGRERARVSLAQRRYENSAEYARLSRKLTDPA, via the coding sequence ATGAACTTCAATATCACGACGCTTCTGCAACAGGTCGACAAGTTCGGCAATAACTATGTATCGCAAGCCTACCAGAACCTGGCGTCGGCCCTGACCGGCGGGGGACAGGTGGGTGTCGCCGGCCTGATGCTGACGCTGTACGTGATATTCTGGGCCATCAGCATCTGGCAGGGAACCTCTACGGGATCGGGAAAGGAGATGGTCTGGCGCCTGTTCCGCGCCTTCGTCATCTACGCTCTGGCGACGAGTTGGGGGGACTTTCAAACATATGCCTATTCGTTCGCGAATGAGACACCTTCGGCGATCGGGAACAGCCTGCTCACGAGCGTTTCGGCCAATGTGACCGGGACATCAGCCGGGCTGAACTCCGTCAACTCCGTGCAGACGGCCCTGCAAAACATCTGGGATTCGCTCGCCAATTCCACGTCTGCCTTTATCAAGAGCCTTGGGGTGTTGAACTTCGGCGGCTACGTACTGGCGGCGATCATACTTGTCGTCGGCGCGCTGCTCATCGGTTATGCGATCTTCCTCATCATCCTGTCGAAGATCTTTCTTTGGCTTTTGCTGGCGCTCGCCCCTGTGTTCATCATTCTCATGCTGTTCGGCTACACGACCCGGTTCTTTGCTGGCTGGATAACCGCGATCGTTCAGTACATGTGTGTGCAGATTCTGGTCTACGCTTTCTGCGCATTCTTCATCTCGATCACCCAGACCTATTTCGACGCGGTCAACCGGTCGAATGGCGCTGCGACAACGACATTGACCGAAGCCGCGCCGCTCATCCTGATCTGCCTTGTTGGCGTGCTGCTGCTGTCGCAAATCACCAACGTTGCCGCCTCGCTCGCGGGCGGAATTGGTATTGGAACGCCTTCGTTTGGGCGGTTCTACGGCGGCGCTTTCGGATCGATGGGCCAAGCCGGTCAGCGGACGCTGATGGGACGCATGGGCTGGAGCACGAGGCAGGAACGCTTGGCGGGTCGCGAGCGGGCGCGCGTGAGCCTCGCACAAAGAAGGTACGAGAATTCAGCGGAATATGCACGGCTTTCCCGGAAGCTGACGGATCCCGCATAG
- a CDS encoding virB8 family protein: MSDVKESAGRPAKETESPLPYYVDAAIWEKDIARRNRWSRSLAWCVATVASVIAVAAVGALILALPLKTYEPYMVVVDKSTGFVEVKRPLADGPLQQDESMGMFDIVRYVKARETYDPKALKDNFDLAQLLSTGDASRELVELFSPANKVTNPVVLYGRNTVVAVTVKSVTFPNQRTALVRFMTEEKSQANTVQRHWVSLIRFRYTGAPAKNEIRFQNPLGFQVLEYRRDQETAPAPTPESPQ, encoded by the coding sequence ATGAGCGATGTGAAGGAAAGCGCTGGGCGACCGGCGAAGGAAACCGAGTCTCCATTGCCGTACTACGTGGATGCGGCAATCTGGGAAAAAGATATCGCGCGGCGCAATCGCTGGTCGCGATCTCTGGCGTGGTGTGTGGCAACTGTCGCCTCGGTCATTGCCGTTGCAGCGGTGGGAGCGCTGATCCTTGCGCTGCCGCTCAAGACTTATGAGCCCTACATGGTGGTGGTCGACAAATCCACGGGGTTTGTCGAGGTGAAGCGGCCGCTGGCTGACGGGCCTTTGCAGCAGGACGAGTCGATGGGGATGTTCGATATCGTCCGTTATGTGAAAGCTCGCGAGACCTACGATCCGAAGGCGCTGAAGGACAACTTCGATCTCGCGCAATTGCTGAGCACCGGCGATGCCTCGAGGGAGCTCGTCGAGCTTTTCAGCCCGGCGAACAAGGTGACGAACCCCGTGGTGCTGTACGGGCGAAACACCGTCGTGGCTGTGACCGTGAAGTCCGTGACTTTTCCCAACCAAAGGACCGCCCTGGTCCGGTTCATGACGGAGGAAAAGAGCCAGGCCAACACAGTGCAGCGGCATTGGGTGTCGTTGATCCGGTTCCGCTACACCGGCGCGCCAGCCAAAAACGAGATCCGCTTTCAAAATCCGCTCGGCTTCCAGGTGCTCGAATATCGGCGCGATCAGGAGACGGCGCCGGCACCCACCCCGGAGAGCCCGCAATGA